Proteins encoded by one window of Fusobacterium perfoetens:
- a CDS encoding FprA family A-type flavoprotein produces the protein MHNVRKVTDDLYWVGGDDHRLHLFENIHPIDRGVSYNSYLLLDEKTVLFDTVDWSIGRQFIENIKYVLGDRKLDYMVINHMEPDHAAMMQEVMFHYPDVKVISSEKAFYLMNQFGYSVDTEKSEIVAEGDTRKFGKHEILFVAAPMVHWPEAMVSFDLTNGVLFSADAFGSFGSLDGKLFNDEVEFDREWLDDARRYYTNIVGKYGPHVQALLKKAAGIDIKIICPLHGPVWRSDLGYFLDKYDKWSKYEPEDKGVMIVYASMYGNTENACSVLATKLVEKGITKVKMYDVSKVHVSNLISDAFRYSHIVFASVTYNLGIYPLMHNFLMDMKALNLQKRTVAILENGSWACKSGSLMRECLEEMKDMNILDEKVTLTSSMTDDTHQDMDSLVDAIVESMNK, from the coding sequence ATGCACAATGTTAGAAAAGTAACTGATGATCTTTACTGGGTAGGAGGAGATGATCATCGTCTACACTTATTTGAAAATATACACCCAATTGACAGAGGTGTTTCTTATAACTCATATTTATTATTAGATGAAAAAACTGTTTTATTTGATACTGTTGATTGGTCTATCGGAAGACAATTTATAGAAAATATCAAATATGTTTTAGGAGATAGAAAACTTGATTATATGGTAATAAACCATATGGAGCCTGATCACGCAGCTATGATGCAAGAAGTTATGTTCCACTATCCTGATGTTAAAGTTATCAGTTCAGAAAAAGCTTTTTACCTTATGAATCAATTTGGTTATAGCGTTGATACTGAAAAATCTGAAATAGTTGCTGAAGGAGATACAAGAAAATTTGGTAAGCATGAAATATTATTCGTTGCTGCTCCAATGGTTCACTGGCCTGAAGCTATGGTAAGTTTTGATTTAACTAACGGAGTATTATTTAGTGCTGACGCATTTGGAAGTTTTGGATCACTAGATGGTAAACTTTTCAATGACGAAGTTGAATTTGATAGAGAATGGCTTGATGATGCAAGAAGATATTATACAAACATAGTTGGAAAATATGGTCCTCACGTTCAAGCATTACTTAAAAAAGCAGCTGGAATTGATATTAAAATTATATGTCCTCTTCACGGTCCTGTATGGAGAAGTGATCTTGGATATTTCTTAGATAAATATGACAAATGGAGTAAATACGAACCTGAAGACAAAGGAGTTATGATTGTATACGCTTCTATGTATGGAAATACTGAAAATGCTTGTTCTGTACTAGCTACAAAATTAGTAGAAAAAGGTATCACAAAAGTTAAGATGTATGATGTATCAAAAGTTCATGTATCTAACCTTATCTCTGATGCTTTTAGATACAGTCATATAGTTTTTGCTTCTGTTACTTATAACCTTGGAATCTATCCATTAATGCATAACTTCTTAATGGATATGAAAGCTCTAAATCTTCAAAAGAGAACTGTGGCTATCCTTGAAAATGGTTCTTGGGCTTGCAAATCTGGTTCTTTAATGAGAGAATGTTTAGAAGAAATGAAAGATATGAATATCTTAGATGAAAAAGTTACTCTAACATCTTCTATGACAGATGACACTCATCAAGATATGGATTCTTTAGTTGATGCAATAGTTGAAAGCATGAATAAATAA
- a CDS encoding master DNA invertase Mpi family serine-type recombinase, producing the protein MIYGYVRVSSDRQTVENQKFEIIKFCKREKIKIDGWIEETISGTKNYDKRKLGKLLKKIKKDDLIICSELSRLGRNLFMIMEILNICMTRECKVWTIKDNYRLGEDIQSKVLAFAFGLSAEIERNLISQRTKEALARKKAEGVKLGRPLGKAKTVKLSGKERYIKGLLNKNISKSEIARRLRVDRGTVANFIKNYIEI; encoded by the coding sequence ATGATATACGGATATGTAAGAGTTAGTAGTGATAGGCAAACAGTGGAGAATCAAAAATTTGAAATTATTAAATTTTGTAAAAGAGAAAAAATAAAAATCGATGGTTGGATTGAAGAAACCATCAGTGGCACCAAAAATTATGATAAAAGAAAATTAGGAAAACTTTTAAAAAAAATTAAAAAAGATGACTTAATAATCTGTTCTGAATTATCAAGACTAGGAAGAAATCTTTTTATGATAATGGAAATTTTAAATATTTGTATGACTAGAGAATGTAAGGTTTGGACTATCAAAGATAACTATCGTTTAGGAGAGGATATTCAAAGCAAGGTATTAGCTTTTGCTTTTGGGTTATCTGCTGAAATAGAAAGAAACTTAATTAGCCAAAGAACTAAAGAAGCTCTTGCTAGAAAAAAAGCTGAAGGTGTAAAGTTAGGTCGTCCTTTAGGTAAGGCTAAAACTGTTAAACTTTCAGGAAAAGAGAGATATATAAAAGGATTATTAAATAAAAATATTTCAAAATCAGAAATAGCTAGAAGATTGAGAGTGGATAGAGGAACAGTAGCAAATTTTATTAAAAATTATATTGAAATTTAG
- a CDS encoding helix-turn-helix domain-containing protein, with translation MKLDFFKINTPKDIQKKIAENVRARRKEMKLTQEEFAKKTGVSLGSIKRFENTGEISLFSLTKIAIILDCDDELMQLFSKKHYNSIEEILDE, from the coding sequence ATGAAGTTAGATTTTTTTAAAATTAATACACCAAAAGATATTCAAAAAAAAATAGCAGAAAATGTTAGAGCCAGACGTAAAGAAATGAAATTAACTCAAGAGGAATTTGCAAAAAAAACGGGGGTGAGTTTAGGTTCTATTAAAAGATTTGAAAATACAGGAGAAATTTCTCTTTTTTCTTTAACAAAAATTGCTATTATTCTTGATTGTGATGATGAACTTATGCAACTTTTTTCTAAAAAGCACTATAATTCTATAGAGGAGATCTTAGATGAATAA
- a CDS encoding DUF2490 domain-containing protein gives MKKLALLLTALGVVSAAAYAAPELTVTSVGQELEIEHENGTDGTTAWLFNSVGLKYDDWSFTATGAKQWKYSDKNDDVTSSNHRLQFDVAKPVTDNLTLKGRYRGQNNLDRFQASYDYKYGMFLSSGDFFYDSVNGTDHDSFHAEWHPIGVSLGPVQVKYYFEYVKTLGDVQVGEVEEAFDHQIRLYAPLYKGERLTLSTEGRFSFHASNEYNGEANATQKVYDDFGNNRVYLKANYVMTENLNVYANYYYQFRDYEFETVKKDNVKSYTSNLVLGWSYKF, from the coding sequence ATGAAAAAATTAGCACTTTTATTAACAGCACTTGGTGTTGTTTCTGCAGCAGCTTACGCAGCACCTGAATTAACAGTTACATCAGTAGGACAAGAATTAGAAATAGAACATGAAAATGGAACTGATGGGACAACAGCTTGGTTATTTAACTCTGTTGGATTAAAATATGATGATTGGTCTTTTACTGCTACAGGAGCAAAACAATGGAAATATAGCGATAAAAATGATGATGTTACATCTAGTAACCATAGATTACAATTTGATGTAGCTAAACCAGTAACAGATAATTTAACTTTAAAAGGAAGATATAGAGGACAAAATAATCTTGATAGATTCCAAGCAAGCTATGATTATAAATATGGAATGTTCTTATCATCTGGAGATTTCTTCTATGATTCAGTAAATGGAACAGATCATGACTCATTCCATGCTGAATGGCATCCAATTGGAGTTAGCTTAGGTCCAGTTCAAGTTAAATATTATTTTGAATATGTAAAAACTTTAGGGGATGTTCAAGTAGGAGAAGTTGAAGAAGCTTTCGATCACCAAATAAGATTATACGCTCCATTATATAAAGGAGAAAGACTAACTCTTTCTACAGAAGGTAGATTCTCTTTCCACGCTTCTAATGAATATAACGGAGAAGCTAATGCTACTCAAAAAGTTTATGATGATTTCGGAAATAACAGAGTTTATTTAAAAGCTAACTATGTTATGACTGAAAACCTAAATGTATATGCTAACTACTACTATCAATTTAGAGACTATGAATTTGAAACAGTTAAAAAGGATAATGTAAAATCATACACTTCTAACTTAGTTTTAGGATGGTCTTATAAATTCTAA
- a CDS encoding type II toxin-antitoxin system HipA family toxin yields MNKIKKLEVIFNEKKIGTLALLNKSKIDLLAFQYDDEWIKNGFSISPFSLPLENKVFIPKIDPFNGMFGVFSDSLPDGWGKLLVDRTLKKNNIDPFEITSLDRLAIVGNSGMGGLEYIPQYDFEIKSEIKDLDELALSCKKILNTEYSENLDELFLLGGSSGGARPKILTNINGEDWIIKFPSKFDNDNIGKQEYDYSLCAKKCGIFMPETKLFPSKNCSGFFGVKRFDREKNSENKIKKIHMVSVSGLLETSHRIPNLDYDILMKLTLKLTNDFEEVKKMYRLMCFNIFAHNRDDHSKNFSFLYNEVKRKWELSPAYDLTYSNSIGGEHATTIAGNGKNPTIKDILKVAENIGLKKDESEKIALEIKKIVENDLKEYL; encoded by the coding sequence ATGAATAAAATTAAAAAATTGGAAGTAATATTCAATGAAAAAAAAATAGGAACACTTGCACTTCTTAATAAAAGTAAAATTGATTTATTAGCTTTTCAGTATGATGATGAATGGATAAAAAATGGTTTTTCTATAAGTCCTTTTAGTTTGCCTTTAGAAAATAAGGTTTTTATTCCTAAAATAGACCCTTTTAATGGAATGTTTGGAGTTTTCTCTGATAGTTTGCCTGATGGTTGGGGAAAATTACTAGTTGATAGAACTTTGAAAAAAAATAATATCGATCCTTTTGAAATAACTTCACTAGATAGATTAGCAATTGTTGGTAATTCTGGAATGGGTGGACTTGAATATATTCCTCAATATGATTTTGAAATAAAATCTGAAATAAAAGATTTAGATGAATTGGCTCTTTCTTGTAAAAAAATTTTAAATACAGAATATTCTGAAAATTTAGATGAATTATTTTTATTAGGAGGATCTTCAGGAGGAGCAAGACCTAAAATACTCACTAATATTAATGGAGAAGATTGGATAATCAAATTCCCTTCAAAATTTGATAATGATAATATTGGAAAACAGGAGTATGATTATTCTTTATGTGCTAAAAAGTGTGGAATTTTTATGCCTGAAACAAAGTTATTTCCATCAAAAAATTGTTCTGGATTTTTTGGAGTAAAAAGATTTGATAGAGAAAAAAATTCTGAAAATAAAATAAAAAAAATTCATATGGTTTCTGTCAGTGGGCTTTTAGAAACTTCTCATAGAATTCCAAATCTTGATTATGATATTTTGATGAAATTAACTCTAAAATTGACTAATGATTTTGAAGAAGTAAAAAAAATGTATAGACTTATGTGTTTTAATATTTTTGCACATAATAGAGATGATCATTCTAAAAATTTTTCATTTTTATACAATGAAGTTAAAAGAAAATGGGAGCTTTCACCAGCATATGATCTAACTTATAGTAACTCTATTGGTGGAGAACATGCAACAACAATAGCAGGAAATGGAAAAAATCCAACTATTAAAGATATTTTAAAAGTGGCCGAAAATATTGGATTGAAAAAAGATGAATCTGAAAAAATCGCTTTAGAAATAAAAAAAATAGTTGAAAATGATTTAAAAGAATATTTATAA
- the asnA gene encoding aspartate--ammonia ligase has product MIKDYDCKLDLYETEVAIKKIKDYFERTLAYELNLTRVSAPLYVRRSSGLNDDLSGSERPVIFDTKWDKGEEFQIIHSLAKWKRMALKRYNFPNHSGLYTDMNAIRRDEDLDNIHSMYVDQWDWELTIKKEERNMTTLKAIVKEIYRALRKTEEYILREYPIFEKKLPHDITFITSQELENLYPDLTPKEREDQIAKIHKAVFISQIGKTLESGKKHDGRAPDYDDWNLNGDILVWNPVLGHALELSSMGVRVDGETLDAQLKISGLEERKKLTFHKALLNGELPYTVGGGIGQSRICMFFLEKLHIGEVQASVWPEEMVEEYAKIGAYFL; this is encoded by the coding sequence ATGATAAAAGATTACGATTGTAAACTAGACCTATATGAAACAGAGGTAGCCATAAAAAAAATAAAAGACTACTTTGAAAGAACATTAGCATATGAATTAAATTTAACAAGGGTTTCTGCACCTTTATATGTTAGAAGATCATCTGGATTAAACGATGACTTAAGTGGTAGTGAAAGACCTGTTATATTTGATACAAAATGGGATAAAGGAGAAGAATTTCAAATCATTCACTCTCTTGCTAAATGGAAAAGAATGGCATTAAAAAGATATAACTTCCCTAATCACTCAGGACTTTATACAGATATGAACGCTATCAGAAGAGACGAAGATTTAGACAATATCCATTCTATGTATGTTGACCAATGGGACTGGGAATTAACTATAAAAAAAGAAGAAAGAAATATGACTACTCTAAAAGCGATAGTTAAAGAAATTTATAGAGCTTTAAGAAAAACTGAGGAATATATTTTAAGAGAATATCCTATATTTGAAAAAAAATTACCTCATGATATTACATTCATAACTTCTCAAGAATTAGAAAATTTATATCCAGATCTTACTCCAAAAGAAAGAGAAGACCAAATTGCTAAAATTCATAAAGCAGTATTCATCTCTCAAATTGGTAAAACATTAGAATCTGGTAAAAAACATGATGGAAGAGCCCCAGACTATGATGACTGGAATTTAAACGGAGATATTCTTGTATGGAACCCTGTACTTGGACATGCTCTTGAGCTTTCATCAATGGGAGTAAGAGTAGACGGAGAAACTCTTGATGCTCAATTAAAAATCTCTGGACTTGAAGAAAGAAAAAAATTAACTTTCCACAAAGCTTTACTTAATGGAGAACTTCCTTACACTGTTGGTGGAGGAATAGGACAATCAAGAATTTGTATGTTCTTCTTGGAAAAATTACATATTGGAGAGGTTCAAGCATCTGTTTGGCCTGAAGAAATGGTTGAAGAATATGCAAAAATCGGAGCTTATTTCCTATAG
- a CDS encoding MATE family efflux transporter, which yields MKKNTYILTEGNIKSQLIKLAIPLLIGNIFQQFYNLVDTIIVGKYIGENAFAGLGVAGTVMNLFIFLLGGCCTGVSVILSMFYGKQDMKEYRKESFLAITFGLGFTILLSLISILSLPTILKIINTPPEIEPYVTEYLIIIFLGLFVTFLYNLFASQLRSMGNTKFALIFLIISIICNIFFDIIFIKYLHLGISGAAWATVISQGISALLCFSYIKKNFAECIISKADMIFDGILLKKTLYFASISALHQSSLYIGKILVQGAVNTLGAFGIAAYTATNRIEGIANTFAISGTDAISVFIAQNIGAGNKKRAFEGFKTSIVLMYSLGIIMALFMYFGATPFMEALLTNASSETIKNGVKYLRIISYFYILCFNGSAFVGYFRGTGIMNIPFIGTTLQIIIRVILSYAFISSLELGGVALATGIGWIAISSFHIYNFFKTKDKVF from the coding sequence ATGAAAAAAAATACTTATATTCTCACAGAGGGAAATATAAAAAGTCAGCTTATAAAACTTGCTATTCCTCTTCTTATTGGGAATATATTTCAACAATTTTATAATTTGGTGGATACTATTATTGTTGGAAAATATATAGGAGAAAATGCTTTTGCTGGGCTTGGAGTAGCTGGAACTGTTATGAATCTTTTTATATTTTTACTGGGAGGTTGTTGTACTGGAGTTTCTGTTATTCTTTCAATGTTCTACGGAAAACAGGATATGAAAGAGTATAGAAAAGAGTCTTTCTTAGCAATTACATTTGGTTTAGGATTTACTATTTTACTAAGTCTTATATCTATTCTATCTCTACCAACAATTCTAAAAATTATTAATACTCCACCAGAGATTGAACCCTATGTAACTGAATATTTAATTATAATTTTCTTAGGATTATTCGTTACTTTCCTATATAACTTATTTGCCTCTCAACTGCGTTCTATGGGAAATACAAAATTTGCTTTGATATTTTTGATTATTTCAATAATTTGCAATATATTTTTTGATATTATTTTCATAAAATATCTTCATCTTGGAATAAGTGGAGCAGCTTGGGCAACAGTTATTTCACAAGGAATTTCAGCTCTTTTATGTTTCTCATATATAAAGAAAAATTTTGCTGAATGTATTATTTCAAAAGCTGATATGATATTTGATGGCATTTTACTTAAGAAAACCCTATATTTTGCATCTATTTCAGCTCTTCATCAATCAAGTCTTTATATTGGAAAAATCTTAGTTCAAGGAGCTGTTAATACATTGGGAGCTTTTGGAATTGCAGCTTATACAGCTACAAATAGAATAGAAGGGATTGCCAATACTTTTGCTATAAGTGGTACAGATGCTATCTCTGTATTTATTGCTCAAAATATTGGAGCTGGAAATAAAAAAAGAGCCTTTGAGGGATTTAAAACAAGTATCGTTCTTATGTATTCTCTAGGAATTATAATGGCACTATTTATGTATTTTGGAGCCACACCATTTATGGAGGCTCTTCTTACAAATGCTAGTTCTGAAACTATAAAAAACGGAGTTAAATATCTTCGAATTATCTCTTATTTCTATATTTTATGTTTTAACGGAAGTGCATTTGTTGGATATTTTAGAGGAACTGGTATAATGAATATTCCTTTTATTGGAACAACACTACAAATTATCATAAGGGTAATTTTATCTTATGCTTTTATCAGTTCTTTAGAACTCGGAGGAGTTGCTCTTGCCACAGGTATTGGTTGGATAGCTATTTCAAGCTTTCATATTTATAATTTCTTTAAAACTAAAGATAAAGTTTTTTAA
- a CDS encoding radical SAM protein, with protein MQTLKYVYGPIPSRRLGRSLGVSPIPKKTCNYSCIYCQLGRTNKMTNTRQEFFKLEDIVAEFKEYLKNSDAFDVVTVVGEGEPTLYSRLGELVKTLKSLTTKPVAVITNGALLNDKQVQKDLMEADIVLPSINAYNEELSKKIDRPYGLIKYNEILEGLIEFSHLYKGELWLEIMLLDGMNDDKHSIDEFKKILKKIKYSRVYLNTPVRPPAESYVNMVSKENMKYAVEQLHGISIDMLSSGSFYSEIDDHHEAVLSLCKRHPMNQFELRSFLASRNVENIEELVQEIENDEKINIIDYKGIKTYRLK; from the coding sequence ATGCAAACATTAAAATATGTATATGGTCCTATTCCATCAAGAAGACTTGGACGTTCTTTAGGAGTTAGTCCTATACCTAAAAAAACTTGTAACTATTCTTGTATCTATTGCCAACTTGGTAGAACTAATAAGATGACAAATACAAGGCAAGAATTTTTTAAACTTGAGGATATTGTAGCAGAATTTAAAGAATATCTTAAAAACTCTGATGCTTTTGATGTGGTTACAGTAGTAGGAGAGGGGGAACCTACTTTATATTCAAGACTTGGTGAACTTGTAAAAACTTTAAAATCTTTAACTACCAAACCTGTAGCAGTTATCACAAACGGAGCTTTACTTAATGATAAACAAGTACAAAAAGATTTAATGGAAGCTGACATAGTTCTTCCATCAATCAACGCTTATAATGAAGAACTTTCAAAAAAAATAGATAGACCTTATGGTTTAATTAAATATAATGAAATTTTAGAAGGACTTATTGAATTTTCTCATCTATATAAAGGAGAACTTTGGCTTGAAATTATGTTACTTGATGGAATGAATGATGATAAACATTCTATTGATGAGTTTAAAAAGATTTTGAAAAAAATAAAATATTCGAGAGTTTATCTAAATACTCCAGTAAGACCACCTGCTGAATCTTATGTAAATATGGTTTCAAAAGAAAATATGAAATATGCAGTAGAACAACTTCATGGAATCTCTATTGATATGTTAAGCTCTGGATCTTTTTATAGTGAGATTGATGACCACCACGAAGCTGTTTTAAGTCTTTGTAAAAGACACCCAATGAATCAATTTGAACTTAGAAGTTTTTTAGCAAGTAGAAATGTAGAAAATATTGAAGAACTTGTTCAAGAAATTGAAAATGATGAAAAAATAAATATTATAGATTATAAAGGAATTAAAACTTACCGTCTAAAATAA
- a CDS encoding pyridoxamine kinase: MEKIIKKVAAIHDLSGFGRSSLTNIIPILSTMGIQVCPLPTAILSTHTGGFTDFSFIDLTDNMEKMMEHWSKLDLEFDCIYSGFLGSHKQIDIVSRFIDRFGHKNNLVVIDPVLGDSGELYSTMGCEMVEEMKKLITKADIITPNFTEVCLLLDKEYVENIDEEIVKNYLIKLANMGPKIVIATSVPENETILNEKYSNVIAYDKENNVFWKIRCKYIPASYPGTGDCYTSVVIGSLLQGDSLPIAIDRGTQFITQCIRASYGFKYDTREGILLERMLNILNMPVISSSYEILNNK; encoded by the coding sequence ATGGAAAAAATAATAAAAAAAGTTGCAGCTATACATGACCTTTCAGGATTTGGAAGATCTTCCCTTACAAATATAATTCCTATTCTCTCTACTATGGGAATTCAAGTTTGTCCTCTTCCAACAGCTATTCTATCAACTCATACAGGAGGATTTACAGACTTTAGTTTTATAGATCTAACTGATAATATGGAGAAAATGATGGAACATTGGTCAAAACTAGATTTAGAATTTGATTGTATCTATTCTGGTTTTTTAGGTTCTCACAAACAGATAGATATCGTTTCAAGATTTATAGATAGATTTGGTCATAAAAATAATCTTGTAGTTATAGATCCTGTCCTTGGAGATAGTGGAGAACTTTATAGTACAATGGGTTGTGAAATGGTAGAAGAGATGAAAAAACTTATTACCAAAGCTGATATTATCACTCCAAATTTTACAGAAGTTTGTCTTTTATTAGATAAAGAATATGTTGAAAATATTGATGAAGAAATTGTTAAAAATTATCTTATTAAACTTGCTAATATGGGACCAAAAATAGTTATCGCCACTAGTGTTCCTGAAAATGAAACTATTTTAAATGAAAAATATTCAAATGTTATTGCTTATGATAAAGAAAATAATGTTTTCTGGAAGATAAGATGTAAATATATTCCTGCCTCTTATCCAGGAACTGGAGATTGTTACACAAGTGTGGTTATAGGAAGTCTTTTACAAGGAGATAGTTTGCCTATTGCCATTGATAGAGGTACACAATTTATCACTCAATGTATAAGAGCAAGTTATGGATTTAAATATGATACTAGAGAGGGAATACTTTTAGAAAGAATGTTAAATATTTTAAATATGCCTGTAATTTCTAGTAGCTACGAAATATTAAATAATAAATAA
- a CDS encoding acyl-CoA dehydrogenase family protein yields the protein MSFKTTEVHENLRQKVREFAENEVKPIAFMLDQNNEFPTEAIKKFAEMGLMGIPYPTEYGGAGMDTLSYAIAVEELSRVDGGTGVILSAHVSLGSYPIYAFGTEEQKQKYLVPLASGEKLGAFGLTEPNAGSDAGGTETTAVLEGDHYILNGGKIFITNADKADTYVVFAVTTPGIGTRGISAFIVEKGWEGFTFGDHYDKMGIRSSSTAELIFNNVKVPKENLLGKEGEGFKIAMATLDGGRIGIASQALGIAQGAFENALAYSKERIQFGKPIAQQQIISFKLADMATKIRAARFLVYSAAELKENHEPFGMESAMAKQYASDICLEVVNDALQIFGGTGYLKGMEVERAYRDAKICTIYEGTNEIQRVVIASHLIGKMPKSEGSSPKKKSAKGHATGIRKNIIFKDGSMEDKVNALVESLKKDGYDFTVGIPADTPISSAERVVSAGKGIGAKENMKLIEDLAYQAGAAIGSSRPVAETLKYVPLNRYVGMSGQKFNGNLYIACGISGAGQHLKGIKDATTIVAINNNPNAPIFKNADYGIVGDLKEVLPLLTQALDNGEEKLPAPPMKKMKRSIPKPTRSSSWKRYVCSGCGYEYDPAIGDEENGVEPETLFTKLPEDWICPDCGEEKSAFICIDED from the coding sequence ATGTCTTTTAAAACAACAGAGGTACACGAAAATCTTCGTCAAAAGGTTAGAGAGTTTGCAGAAAACGAAGTAAAACCAATAGCATTTATGTTAGACCAAAATAATGAATTCCCTACTGAGGCTATTAAAAAATTTGCTGAAATGGGACTTATGGGTATCCCTTATCCAACAGAATACGGTGGAGCTGGAATGGATACTTTAAGTTATGCTATCGCTGTAGAGGAATTATCTAGGGTTGACGGAGGAACTGGAGTTATTCTTTCGGCACATGTATCTTTAGGTAGCTATCCTATTTATGCTTTCGGTACAGAAGAACAAAAACAAAAATATTTAGTTCCATTAGCTAGTGGAGAAAAACTTGGAGCTTTTGGACTTACAGAACCTAATGCTGGATCTGATGCAGGAGGAACTGAAACTACTGCCGTTCTTGAAGGAGATCACTACATCTTAAATGGTGGAAAAATATTTATAACAAACGCTGACAAAGCTGACACATATGTAGTATTCGCTGTTACAACACCTGGTATTGGTACTAGAGGAATCAGTGCCTTTATAGTTGAAAAAGGTTGGGAAGGATTTACTTTTGGAGATCACTATGATAAGATGGGTATCCGTTCATCTTCAACAGCTGAATTAATATTTAATAATGTAAAAGTTCCTAAAGAAAATCTTTTAGGAAAAGAGGGAGAAGGATTTAAAATAGCTATGGCTACACTAGATGGTGGTAGAATAGGAATCGCTTCTCAAGCACTTGGAATCGCTCAAGGAGCTTTTGAAAATGCTTTAGCTTATTCAAAAGAAAGAATACAATTTGGAAAACCAATAGCTCAACAACAAATTATATCATTCAAACTTGCTGATATGGCAACAAAAATTAGAGCAGCTAGATTCTTAGTTTATAGTGCTGCTGAACTTAAAGAAAATCATGAACCATTTGGAATGGAATCAGCTATGGCTAAACAATATGCTTCTGATATCTGCCTAGAAGTTGTAAATGATGCTTTACAAATCTTTGGTGGAACTGGTTACCTAAAAGGAATGGAAGTTGAAAGAGCTTATAGAGATGCTAAAATCTGTACTATCTATGAAGGTACAAACGAAATTCAAAGAGTTGTTATCGCTTCTCATCTTATCGGAAAAATGCCAAAATCTGAAGGTTCTTCACCTAAGAAAAAATCAGCAAAAGGACACGCAACTGGTATCCGTAAAAATATAATTTTTAAAGATGGAAGTATGGAAGATAAAGTTAATGCTTTAGTTGAAAGTTTGAAGAAAGATGGATATGACTTCACAGTAGGAATCCCTGCTGACACTCCTATCTCTTCAGCTGAAAGAGTAGTAAGTGCTGGTAAAGGTATTGGAGCTAAAGAAAATATGAAACTTATCGAAGATTTAGCTTATCAAGCTGGAGCTGCAATCGGTTCTTCAAGACCTGTAGCTGAAACTTTAAAATACGTTCCATTAAATCGTTATGTTGGAATGTCTGGTCAAAAATTCAATGGAAATTTATATATAGCTTGTGGAATTTCTGGAGCAGGACAACACTTAAAAGGTATAAAAGATGCTACTACAATAGTTGCAATAAACAATAATCCTAACGCACCTATATTTAAAAATGCTGACTACGGTATCGTTGGAGATTTAAAAGAAGTTTTACCTTTACTTACTCAAGCTCTTGACAATGGAGAGGAAAAACTTCCTGCACCACCAATGAAAAAGATGAAGAGATCTATACCAAAACCAACAAGATCATCTTCTTGGAAACGTTATGTATGTAGTGGTTGTGGATATGAATACGACCCAGCTATCGGTGATGAGGAAAATGGAGTAGAACCAGAAACACTATTTACTAAACTGCCTGAAGACTGGATTTGTCCAGATTGTGGAGAAGAAAAATCTGCTTTCATTTGTATAGATGAAGATTAA